In Pengzhenrongella sicca, a single genomic region encodes these proteins:
- a CDS encoding ribonuclease J, with translation MFHPHPELELPPPLADGALRIVALGGLGEIGRNMTVFEHGGRLLVVDCGVLFPEETQPGVDLILPDFSYLADRLEDIEAIVLTHGHEDHIGAVPYLLRLRGDIPLIGSQLTLAFLEAKLKEFHLDSLTMVVAAGQTEQVGPFECEFVAVNHSIPDALAVAVRTAAGTVLHTGDFKMDQLPLDGRVTDLRAFARLGEAGVDLFMVDSTNAEVPGFVTPEREIGPVLDAVFAASSRRIVVASFSSHVHRVQQVLDAAASHGRRVALVGRSMVRNMTIAADLGYLTVPTGVLVDVKKVDALPDDEVVLMCTGSQGEPMAALSRIANNDHFRISVGPGDTVILASSLIPGNENAVYRVINGLTRLGAKVVHSGTAKVHVSGHASAGELLYCYNIVRPRNVLPVHGEMRHLVANGELAVATGVAPEAVLIAEAGVVVDLADGHAQIVGAVPCGYVYVDGSSVGGVTEAELKDRRILGEEGFVSIFAVVDSGTGKVLAGPHIQARGFAEDDAVFDEILPQVTAALQEATLAGAIDAQQLQQVVRRVVGKWVSAKLGRRPLILPVVVAA, from the coding sequence GGCGCGCTGCGCATCGTCGCGCTCGGCGGCCTCGGCGAGATCGGTCGCAACATGACCGTCTTCGAGCACGGCGGGCGGCTGCTCGTGGTCGACTGCGGCGTGCTGTTCCCCGAGGAGACCCAGCCCGGCGTCGACCTGATCCTGCCGGACTTCAGCTACCTCGCCGACCGGCTCGAGGACATCGAGGCCATCGTGCTCACGCACGGGCACGAGGACCACATCGGCGCCGTGCCGTACCTGCTGCGCCTGCGCGGCGACATCCCGCTCATCGGCTCGCAGCTCACGCTCGCGTTCCTCGAGGCGAAGCTCAAGGAGTTCCACCTCGACTCGCTCACGATGGTCGTCGCCGCGGGTCAGACCGAGCAGGTCGGCCCGTTCGAGTGCGAGTTCGTCGCGGTCAACCACTCGATCCCCGACGCGCTCGCCGTCGCGGTGCGCACCGCGGCCGGCACCGTGCTGCACACGGGCGACTTCAAGATGGACCAGCTCCCGCTCGACGGCCGGGTCACCGACCTGCGCGCGTTCGCCCGGCTCGGCGAGGCCGGCGTCGACCTGTTCATGGTCGACTCCACGAACGCCGAGGTGCCGGGCTTCGTCACGCCGGAGCGCGAGATCGGCCCGGTGCTCGACGCGGTCTTCGCGGCCTCCTCCCGGCGCATCGTCGTCGCGTCGTTCTCCTCGCACGTGCACCGCGTGCAGCAGGTGCTCGACGCCGCGGCGTCGCACGGCCGGCGCGTCGCCCTGGTCGGGCGGTCGATGGTCCGGAACATGACGATCGCCGCCGACCTCGGCTACCTGACCGTCCCGACCGGCGTGCTGGTCGACGTCAAGAAGGTCGACGCCCTGCCCGACGACGAGGTCGTGCTGATGTGCACGGGCTCGCAGGGCGAGCCGATGGCGGCGCTGTCGCGGATCGCGAACAACGACCATTTCCGCATCTCGGTCGGGCCGGGGGACACCGTGATCCTCGCGTCCTCGCTCATCCCGGGCAACGAGAACGCCGTCTACCGCGTGATCAACGGCTTGACCCGGCTGGGCGCGAAAGTCGTGCACAGCGGGACCGCGAAGGTGCACGTGTCCGGTCACGCCAGCGCCGGCGAGCTCCTGTACTGCTACAACATCGTCCGCCCGCGCAACGTGCTGCCGGTGCACGGCGAGATGCGGCACCTCGTGGCCAATGGCGAGCTCGCCGTCGCGACCGGCGTCGCGCCGGAGGCGGTGCTCATCGCCGAGGCAGGCGTCGTCGTCGACCTCGCAGACGGCCACGCCCAGATCGTCGGCGCCGTGCCGTGCGGGTACGTGTACGTCGACGGCTCGAGCGTCGGGGGCGTGACCGAGGCCGAGCTCAAGGACCGCCGGATCCTGGGCGAGGAGGGCTTCGTCTCGATCTTCGCCGTCGTCGACTCCGGCACCGGCAAGGTGCTGGCGGGCCCGCATATCCAGGCGCGCGGCTTCGCGGAGGACGACGCGGTGTTCGACGAGATCCTCCCGCAGGTCACCGCCGCGCTGCAGGAGGCGACGCTCGCGGGAGCCATCGACGCCCAGCAGCTGCAGCAGGTCGTCCGCCGCGTCGTCGGCAAGTGGGTGTCCGCCAAGCTCGGTCGCCGCCCGCTCATCCTGCCGGTGGTCGTCGCGGCCTGA